The window cgatccctgacctaatcccacactgtccccgctctctctccccatagccctgtatcgatccctgacctaatcccacactgtccccgctctctctccccatcgccctgtgggcggcacggtggcacagtggttagcactgctgcctcacagcgccagagacccgggttcaattcccgcctcaggcgactgactgtgtggagtttgcacgttctccccgtgtctgcgtgggtttcctccgggtgctccggtttcctcccacactccaaagatatgcaggtcaggtgaattggccatgctaaattgcccgtagtgttaggtaaggggtagatatagatgtaggggtatgggtgggttgcgcttcggcggggcggtgtggacttgttgggccgaagggcctgtttccacactgtaagtaatctaatctaatctaatctaatctaatctatccatcCCTGACCTAATCCCacactgtccctgctctctctccccatcgtcctgtatccatccccaaactaatcccacactgtccccgctctctctccccatagccctgtatcgatccctgacctaatcccacactgtccccgctctctctccccatcgccctgtatccatccccaaactaatcccacactgtccccgctctctctccccatagccctgtatcgatccctgacctaatcccacactgtccccgctctctctccccatcgccctgtatcgatccctgacctaatcccacactgtccccgctctctctccccatcgccctgtatcgatccctgacctaatcccacactgtccccgctctctctccccatcgccctgtatccaTCCCTGACCTAATCCCACactgttcccgctctctctccccatagccttgaGACCCTGATGCTGTGTTTTTCCTTGATTCTCCCTGTGTTTTTCCTTGATTCTCCCTGTGTTTTTCCTTGCTTCTCCCTGTGTTTTTCCTTGATTCTCCCTGTGTTTTTCCTTGATTCTCCCTGTGTTTTTCCTTGATTCTCCCTGTGTTGTTCCTTGTTTCTCCCTGTGTTGTTCCTTGTTTCTCCCTGTGTTTTTCCTTGTTTCTCCCTGTGTTTAATAGCAATCTGGCTGCAGTGTTTACCCAGGGAGTGACATCAATGACTTGATCACCCCAGCAGGATCTAACCTGCTGCACCAAGTATGGGTGGGTTCACTGAGGTGTGTTCAAACAGTGTGGTTTCTCAGACATACGCCCGCACAGGTACATGGAATGGAATAATTACAGTTCCAACCTGAATAAACCACCCTCTAGTCTTTCAAACTGATAGTAAAGCTCTCTCTGTACTGTTTCTGcccccaaacactcccagggtcaggggtttagatacagagtaaagctctctctacactgttcccccatcaaaccctcccggGATAGTTCTGAGGGTGTGTGACAGGGAGTTAGTACCGAGCCACTCCCCTGAGCCCAGCTCCTGATTGTAAAGTGAGATCTCTGTGTCCTCTCAGGTCCTGACACGGAGGCCGAGACAGACTTTGGAGAAGCTGCTGTGGTTCTCGACCGACAGGCGCACCCCCTCCCAGGCCCGAGAGGCGAAAGAGGGCTCTGTTCTGTGCGGGGCCAGGCCAGGCGGGAGTCAGTGTCCCCCGAACACCCGAGGACAAGACAGCGGAGACTGTCCAGAGGCCACTCCGGAGCGACAGATGCCTGGCCTGTGGCTGGGGGTACCCGTGGACATCGAAGGAACCATCGCAGGAGACAGCGGGGTGACGATACTGGGCCTGACACCGGTCTCGAGCCTCGGGTCCGGGCTCCCTCCAGACAGCGCTCCGGCCTCGGGCCTAGGGCCAACGATATCCCAGATCCTTGCCAACCCCAGGCTGTCCTGGACCGCACCGCGCCCCGCGGTTTCAGTGTATCAAAAGCCCAAATCTCCTCTGTCTACTCTCGGCCCCAGGCTCTCCTTGACCCTAGGCCTCAGGCTCTCCTCGATTCCAGGCCCAATACTCAGGTTAAGTCCAGGGTCCAGACCCTCCCCAGCCACTCCAGGCCTCAGGCTGTCGTTGACTCCAGGCCTCAGGCTGTCGTTGACTCCAGGCCTCAGGCTGTCGTTGACTCCAGGCCTCAGGCTGTCGTTGACTCCAGGCCTCAGGCTGTCGTTGACTCCAGGCCTCAGGCTGTCGTTGACTCCAGGCCTCAGGCTGTCGTTGACTCCAGGCCTCAGGCTGTCGTTGACTCCAGGCCTCAGGCTGTCGTTGACTCCAGGCCTCAGGCTGTCGTTGACTCCAGGCCTCAGGCTGTCGTTGAGTCCAGGCCGAGCGCTCAGGTTGAGTCCAGGCCGAGCGCTCAGGTTGAGTCCAGGGTGAGGCCTCCGCCCAGAGACGCTGGGCCCCAGGCTGTTCCGAGCGACAGGCCCCTCTCCGAGGAGAGCACAGGAACAGATTCGGATGGCTGGGAGACGGattgggagggaggtggggcccGGTCGTCTCCAGAGGCCCCGGTGTTGAGCAGCTTCGATGAGCAGAGGCAGTTCAGCTCCATGCTCGGGAAGGGTCTCAATCTCACCCGGGTGGCACCGGTCTCCAGTAGCTCGGGGAAGGATCTCGGCGCCCACTGTGGCAGCCGGACGGCCAACACAGACAGGCACCCGGGCAAAGTGCGGGGGGTACTCTCTCCAGGACCCTGGCTTCTGCCAGACGGTGAGAAACACCTGGGCATCTTATGGAGGTAGTGTCCAAAGGGGTAGGTCCGAGAGGGTGAGGGGCGGTCAGGTGAGAGGAGACGCCCCAAGTGGTGGATCAGCCGCCCTGCTGCAAGGGTGTTATAGATGAGGAAGAGGctg of the Chiloscyllium punctatum isolate Juve2018m unplaced genomic scaffold, sChiPun1.3 scaffold_490, whole genome shotgun sequence genome contains:
- the LOC140472984 gene encoding uncharacterized protein → MFVLLPPPSSRLNPCDSQTDWLPPGSDPHGHESRGSHSDQEEAKGAEFYTVDLKRSPTGFGFSVRGGWEYDMDLYILGMIVGGPAMRSGKIKIGDQLVEINGEPTMGMSHAQAVELIRHGQDRIHLRMRSGNGHVPEFGPDTEAETDFGEAAVVLDRQAHPLPGPRGERGLCSVRGQARRESVSPEHPRTRQRRLSRGHSGATDAWPVAGGTRGHRRNHRRRQRGDDTGPDTGLEPRVRAPSRQRSGLGPRANDIPDPCQPQAVLDRTAPRGFSVSKAQISSVYSRPQALLDPRPQALLDSRPNTQVKSRVQTLPSHSRPQAVVDSRPQAVVDSRPQAVVDSRPQAVVDSRPQAVVDSRPQAVVDSRPQAVVDSRPQAVVDSRPQAVVDSRPQAVVDSRPQAVVESRPSAQVESRPSAQVESRVRPPPRDAGPQAVPSDRPLSEESTGTDSDGWETDWEGGGARSSPEAPVLSSFDEQRQFSSMLGKGLNLTRVAPVSSSSGKDLGAHCGSRTANTDRHPGKVRGVLSPGPWLLPDGEKHLGILWR